A genomic window from Glycine soja cultivar W05 chromosome 10, ASM419377v2, whole genome shotgun sequence includes:
- the LOC114372415 gene encoding protein SGT1 homolog, whose protein sequence is MASDLELKAKEAFEDDNYDLAYDLLTQAIGLSPNNADLYADRAQVNIKVNNLTEAVSDANKAIELNPSHSKAYLRKGTACIKLEEYQTAKAALEMGASLAPGDSKFTDLIKDCDELIAEESGVIPIQEESTTQGAATKAVEAENDLPEPPTVTVVKPKYRHEFYQKPDEMVITIFAKGIPRDSITVDFGEQILSVTINIPCKDAYVFQPRLFGKIIPSKCRYEVLSTKIEICLAKADHIQWTSLEFNKGSTVAQRFSVLPVARGEKPTYPSSKPKITDWDKLEAQVKKEEKEEKLDGDAALNKFFRDIYQDADEDTRRAMSKSFVESNGTVLSTNWKEVGSMKVQESPPDGMELKKW, encoded by the exons ATGGCTTCCGATCTTGAGCTTAAGGCCAAAGAGGCTTTCGAAGATGATAACTATGATCTCGCCTACGACCTCTTAACTCAGGCCATTGGTCTCAGCCCCAACAACGCAGACCTATATGCTGACCGTGCGCAAGTCAACATCAAAGTCAACAACCTCACCG AGGCTGTTTCTGATGCAAACAAGGCGATTGAGTTGAATCCTTCTCACTCAAAAGCATATTTGCGAAAAGG TACCGCATGCATCAAGCTTGAGGAATATCAGACTGCTAAGGCAGCTCTAGAGATGGGTGCTTCATTGGCTCCTGGAGATTCTAAATTTACTGATTTGATCAAAGACTGCGATGAACTGATTGCAg AAGAATCTGGTGTCATACCCATACAAGAAGAGAGCACAACACAGGGTGCTGCTACAAAAGCTGTTGAGGCAGAGAATGATCTTCCAGAGCCACCTACAGTAACCGTGGTTAAACCTAAATACAG GCATGAATTCTACCAGAAACCTGATGAAATGGTTATTACCATATTTGCAAAGGGCATTCCACGAGACAGCATTACTGTTGACTTTGGTGAACAAATA TTAAGTGTTACAATTAATATCCCTTGCAAAGATGCTTATGTCTTCCAACCTCGCTTATTTGGAAAG ATCATACCCTCCAAATGCCGGTATGAAGTTTTGTCcaccaaaattgaaatttgcCTTGCAAAAGCAGATCATATCCAATGGACATCTCTAGAATTCAACAAGGGTAGCACAGTTGCACAGAGGTTTAGTGTTTTGCCAG TTGCAAGAGGTGAAAAACCTACTTATCCATCCTCAAAACCGAAAATAACAGATTGGGATAAGCTTGAAGCTCAAGTTAAGAAAGAG gagaaagaagaaaaacttgATGGTGATGCTGCGTTGAACAAATTTTTCCGTGATATATATCAAGATGCAGATGAGGACACAAGAAGAGCAATGAGCAAATCATTT GTGGAGTCTAATGGAACAGTACTGTCTACAAACTGGAAAGAAGTGGGATCAATGAAGGTACAGGAAAGTCCTCCTGATGGCATGGAGTTAAAGAAATGGTAA
- the LOC114370454 gene encoding pentatricopeptide repeat-containing protein At5g52850, chloroplastic-like gives MTVNDIWNRVIVNNKLLLTTRVSPHNSNCSVTMLCSKKVSNSFSPCRFRETCLQVLSLCNSQTLKEGACVHSPIIKVGLQHDLYLSNNLLCLYAKCFGVGQARHLFDEMPHRDVVSWTTLLSAHTRNKHHFEALQLFDMMLGSGQCPNEFTLSSALRSCSALGEFEFGAKIHASVVKLGLELNHVLGTTLVDLYTKCDCTVEPHKLLAFVKDGDVVSWTTMISSLVETSKWSEALQLYVKMIEAGIYPNEFTFVKLLGMPSFLGLGKGYGKVLHSQLITFGVEMNLMLKTAIICMYAKCRRMEDAIKVSQQTPKYDVCLWTSIISGFVQNSQVREAVNALVDMELSGILPNNFTYASLLNASSSVLSLELGEQFHSRVIMVGLEGDIYVGNALVDMYMKCSHTTTNGVKAFRGIALPNVISWTSLIAGFAEHGFEEESVQLFAEMQAAGVQPNSFTLSTILGACSKMKSIIQTKKLHGYIIKTQVDIDMAVGNALVDAYAGGGMADEAWSVIGMMNHRDIITYTTLAARLNQQGDHEMALRVITHMCNDEVKMDEFSLASFISAAAGLGIMETGKQLHCYSFKSGFERCNSVSNSLVHSYSKCGSMRDAYRVFKDITEPDRVSWNGLISGLASNGLISDALSAFDDMRLAGVKPDSVTFLSLIFACSQGSLLNQGLDYFYSMEKTYHITPKLDHYVCLVDLLGRGGRLEEAMGVIETMPFKPDSVIYKTLLNACNLHGNVPLGEDMARRCLELDPCDPAIYLLLASLYDNAGLPDFGDKTRKLMRERGLRRSPRQCWMEVKSKIYLFSAREKIGNDEINEKLESLITEIKNRGYPYQESEDKLYHSEQLALAFGVLSVPTLAPIRINKNSLICTHCHSFIMLLTQFVDREIIVRDRKRFHVFKDGQCSCRGHS, from the coding sequence ATGACCGTTAATGATATATGGAATCGTGTGATTGTTAATAATAAGTTGTTGCTAACAACGAGAGTGTCTCCCCATAACAGCAACTGTAGCGTCACGATGCTATGTAGTAAAAAAGTTTCTAACAGTTTTTCTCCATGCCGCTTCCGAGAAACTTGCTTGCAGGTTCTCTCTCTCTGCAACTCACAAACCCTGAAGGAGGGAGCATGTGTTCATAGCCCAATTATCAAAGTGGGTCTTCAACATGACTTGTATTTGAGCAACAATTTATTGTGTTTGTACGCCAAATGCTTTGGAGTTGGACAAGCACGCCATCTCTTCGATGAAATGCCTCATAGGGATGTTGTGTCGTGGACTACACTCCTTTCTGCTCACACCAGGAACAAGCATCATTTTGAAGCTCTTCAATTGTTTGACATGATGCTTGGTTCTGGTCAATGCCCCAATGAGTTCACCTTGTCCAGTGCCTTAAGATCGTGTTCTGCCTTGGGAGAGTTTGAGTTTGGGGCTAAAATTCATGCCTCTGTGGTAAAGCTTGGGTTGGAGCTGAATCATGTTCTGGGTACCACTTTGGTTGATTTGTACACCAAGTGTGATTGCACTGTGGAACCACACAAATTGCTTGCGTTTGTGAAAGATGGTGATGTTGTATCTTGGACAACGATGATCTCTTCATTGGTGGAAACTAGTAAATGGAGTGAAGCTCTACAACTCTATGTCAAAATGATTGAAGCCGGTATTTACCCGAATGAGTTCACATTTGTTAAACTCTTAGGCATGCCTTCTTTTCTTGGTTTGGGGAAGGGTTATGGGAAAGTACTGCATTCACAGTTAATCACATTTGGTGTGGAAATGAATTTGATGTTGAAGACAGCCATTATTTGTATGTATGCAAAATGTAGACGGATGGAAGATGCTATTAAGGTCTCACAACAGACACCTAAATACGATGTGTGCTTATGGACTTCCATAATCTCTGGATTTGTTCAAAATTCGCAGGTTAGAGAGGCTGTCAATGCATTGGTTGATATGGAATTGTCTGGAATTCTACCAAATAATTTTACGTATGCTAGTTTATTGAATGCTAGCTCCTCAGTTTTATCATTGGAGCTTGGGGAACAGTTTCATTCAAGGGTTATCATGGTTGGATTGGAGGGTGATATTTATGTAGGAAATGCATTGGTTGATATGTACATGAAATGCTCCCATACCACAACAAATGGTGTGAAAGCTTTTAGAGGGATAGCCTTGCCGAATGTCATCTCTTGGACTTCTTTGATTGCTGGTTTTGCAGAACATGGTTTTGAAGAAGAATCTGTTCAGTTGTTTGCTGAGATGCAAGCAGCTGGAGTGCAACCAAATTCCTTTACACTATCTACTATCCTTGGAGCTTGCAGCAAGATGAAATCTATTATTCAAACAAAGAAACTCCATGGATATATCATAAAAACACAAGTAGACATTGACATGGCTGTTGGGAATGCTCTTGTAGATGCTTATGCTGGAGGGGGGATGGCAGATGAAGCATGGTCTGTTATTGGCATGATGAACCATAGAGATATCATCACATACACAACTTTAGCAGCAAGATTAAACCAACAGGGAGATCACGAAATGGCATTAAGAGTCATCACTCACATGTGCAATGATGAGGTTAAGATGGATGAATTTAGCTTGGCAAGTTTTATATCAGCTGCAGCTGGCTTAGGCATTATGGAAACTGGAAAGCAACTCCATTGTTATTCTTTCAAATCAGGTTTCGAGAGATGTAACTCAGTCTCAAATAGCCTAGTTCACTCGTACAGCAAGTGTGGTAGCATGCGCGATGCATACAGAGTTTTCAAAGATATAACTGAGCCAGATAGAGTGTCATGGAATGGTTTGATCTCTGGATTGGCATCAAATGGACTTATATCCGATGCTCTTTCTGCCTTTGATGACATGAGGTTAGCAGGAGTTAAACCCGATTCTGTCACATTCTTATCACTGATTTTTGCTTGCAGCCAAGGTAGTTTATTGAATCAGGGTCTTGATTATTTCTATTCCATGGAAAAAACATATCATATAACACCAAAGTTGGATCACTATGTGTGTTTAGTTGATCTCCTCGGTAGAGGTGGTCGCCTAGAGGAAGCTATGGGAGTTATTGAAACAATGCCTTTCAAGCCAGATTCTGTAATTTATAAAACCTTATTAAACGCTTGCAACTTACATGGAAATGTGCCACTGGGAGAAGATATGGCAAGGAGATGTCTCGAGCTTGATCCATGTGACCCTGCAATATACTTGCTGCTTGCAAGCTTGTATGACAATGCTGGACTCCCTGATTTTGGTGACAAGACTCGCAAGCTGATGAGAGAAAGAGGCTTAAGAAGAAGTCCAAGGCAGTGTTGGATGGAGGTAAAAAGTAAGATTTATCTCTTCTCTGCAAGAGAGAAGATAGGTAATGATGAGatcaatgaaaagctagagtCTCTTATAACTGAAATAAAGAATAGAGGGTATCCATACCAAGAGAGTGAAGACAAGTTATACCACTCAGAGCAATTGGCCCTTGCATTTGGTGTTCTTAGCGTGCCAACTTTGGCTCCAATACGCATAAATAAAAACTCACTTATCTGCACTCACTGTCATTCTTTTATAATGCTTCTGACACAATTTGTTGATAGAGAGATAATTGTGAGGGATAGGAAACGATTCCATGTCTTTAAGGACGGCCAGTGTTCATGTAGAGGTCACTCATGA
- the LOC114370669 gene encoding probable WRKY transcription factor 27 has protein sequence MAEDWDLFAIVRSCQSATTTIPQTTTNNTSSSLVTSTIKEEIYDAFSSPNIVPPNTNEFQELHQLFTPFNPTNNTSAPGINPNSPYFAEQESQQISEHLHIWPHFVPEQSSTPSFNRFHDQQQQQQINQLQALQKHEFRLPQNISPTVSPNAQPQTPKSRKRKSQQKKMVCHVTADNLSADLWAWRKYGQKPIKGSPYPRNYYRCSSSKGCMARKQVERSNTEPDMFVVTYTGDHSHPRPTHRNSLAGSTRSKTLVTNPPPSPGSLSCFQATPFSSSSSSPPHSPTSPEEDPRKPPI, from the exons ATGGCTGAGGACTGGGATCTCTTTGCCATCGTGAGAAGCTGCCAATCAGCCACCACAACAATTCCACAAACCACCACCAATAATACTTCCTCTTCCTTAGTTACTTCCACTATCAAGGAAGAAATATATGATGCATTTTCCTCTCCCAATATAGTGCCACCCAATACCAATGAGTTTCAAGAGCTACACCAATTGTTCACACCCTTTAACCCCACCAACAACACTAGTGCTCCGGGCATCAATCCCAATTCCCCTTATTTTGCAGAACAAGAAAGCCAGCAAATCAGTGAACACCTTCATATTTGGCCTCATTTTGTGCCAGAACAGTCTTCCACTCCCAGTTTCAATAGATTCCATgaccaacaacaacagcaacagatCAATCAACTACAGGCACTTCAGAAACACGAATTTCGACTACCCCAGAACATTTCTCCCACAGTTTCACCAAACGCACAACCTCAAACACCCAAATCAAGAAAAAG AAAAAGCCAACAGAAGAAGATGGTGTGCCATGTAACCGCAGATAACCTCTCAGCAGATTTGTGGGCATGGCGAAAATACGGACAAAAACCAATTAAGGGTTCTCCATATCCAAG GAATTACTATAGGTGCAGCAGTTCCAAAGGTTGTATGGCTCGAAAACAAGTCGAACGGAGTAACACTGAACCCGACATGTTCGTCGTTACGTACACCGGAGACCACTCGCATCCCCGGCCAACTCACCGGAACTCGCTCGCCGGAAGTACCCGGAGTAAGACTCTGGTAACCAATCCGCCACCGTCACCTGGGTCACTCTCCTGCTTCCAAGCCacccctttttcttcttcttcttcatcgcCACCACACTCTCCAACGTCGCCGGAGGAAGATCCACGGAAACCGCCGATTTAG